A window of the Tessaracoccus sp. MC1865 genome harbors these coding sequences:
- the rplD gene encoding 50S ribosomal protein L4, translating into MSDLTIDVMDAKGKKAGKADLPAALFDANTNIPLIHQVVVAQLAAARQGTHDTKTRGEVRGGGAKPWRQKGTGRARHGSRRSPIWTGGGVVHGPTPRSYAQRTNKKMIAAALRGALSDRARDGEVYVISEIAGDKPSTKVALAGLTKVAGDIRKALVVLDRFEDNAWLSLRNVPSLHLIAVDQLNTYDVLANDKIVFTSAALAAFVADKNEDYAVAEPVAEEAAVEEAPKAKKAKKADNTEEKDK; encoded by the coding sequence ATGAGCGATCTGACCATCGACGTCATGGACGCCAAGGGCAAGAAGGCCGGTAAGGCTGACCTCCCCGCCGCGCTGTTCGACGCGAACACCAACATCCCCCTGATCCACCAGGTCGTCGTGGCCCAGCTGGCCGCGGCCCGTCAGGGCACGCACGACACCAAGACCCGCGGCGAGGTTCGCGGCGGTGGCGCAAAGCCCTGGCGTCAGAAGGGCACCGGTCGTGCCCGCCACGGCTCGCGTCGCTCCCCGATCTGGACCGGCGGTGGCGTTGTCCACGGCCCCACGCCGCGCAGCTACGCCCAGCGCACCAACAAGAAGATGATTGCGGCCGCCCTCCGTGGCGCCCTGTCGGACCGCGCCCGTGACGGCGAGGTCTACGTCATCTCCGAGATCGCCGGTGACAAGCCGTCGACGAAGGTGGCACTCGCAGGCCTGACCAAGGTCGCCGGCGACATCCGCAAGGCGCTCGTCGTCCTGGACCGTTTCGAGGACAACGCCTGGCTGAGCCTGCGCAACGTCCCGTCGCTGCACCTGATCGCGGTTGACCAGCTCAACACCTACGACGTGCTGGCCAACGACAAGATCGTGTTCACCTCCGCCGCTCTCGCCGCGTTCGTCGCGGACAAGAACGAGGACTACGCGGTGGCAGAGCCCGTCGCTGAGGAAGCCGCTGTCGAAGAGGCACCCAAGGCGAAGAAGGCCAAGAAGGCCGACAACACTGAGGAGAAGGACAAGTGA
- the rplV gene encoding 50S ribosomal protein L22: MSNENGNSRRRENLLGDRPGSFAIARHVRMSPTKVRRVVNLVRGMDVKDALVALKFAPQAASEPVFKVVASAVANAESAEALRSDDLYISKAFVDEGVTLRRIRPRAKGSASRILKRGSHITVVVEPRETKGA; encoded by the coding sequence ATGAGCAACGAAAACGGCAACAGCCGTCGTCGCGAGAACCTGCTCGGGGATCGTCCTGGCTCGTTCGCCATCGCGCGGCACGTCCGGATGAGCCCCACGAAGGTCCGTCGCGTCGTCAACCTGGTACGCGGCATGGACGTCAAGGACGCCCTCGTCGCCCTCAAGTTCGCCCCGCAGGCCGCTTCCGAGCCGGTCTTCAAGGTTGTGGCTTCGGCCGTGGCCAACGCGGAGTCGGCTGAGGCCCTGCGGTCTGACGACCTGTACATCTCCAAAGCATTCGTCGACGAGGGCGTCACCCTCCGACGGATCCGCCCCCGCGCCAAGGGTTCGGCCAGCCGCATCCTCAAGCGTGGATCGCATATCACCGTGGTTGTCGAACCCCGCGAGACGAAGGGAGCCTGA
- the rplC gene encoding 50S ribosomal protein L3 produces the protein MSERIVKGILGTKLGMTQLWDENNKVVPVTVIQAGPCVVTQVRTPEVDGYNAVQLGFGAIKAKHVTKPAAGHFAKADVTPRKHLLEIRTADASEFELGQELTAELFADGEFIDVTGTTKGKGTAGVMKRHGFSGLKASHGVHRKHRAPGSIGGCATPGRVFKGTRMMGRMGNAKVTVQNLKIHAVDAERGLLIVRGAIPGNNGSLVVVRTAARKGDAA, from the coding sequence ATGAGTGAACGAATCGTGAAGGGCATCCTGGGCACCAAGCTCGGCATGACCCAGCTGTGGGACGAGAACAACAAGGTCGTCCCCGTGACCGTGATCCAGGCCGGCCCTTGCGTCGTGACCCAGGTTCGCACCCCCGAGGTTGACGGCTACAACGCCGTGCAGCTCGGCTTCGGCGCCATCAAGGCCAAGCACGTGACCAAGCCTGCCGCTGGCCACTTCGCCAAGGCTGATGTGACGCCCCGCAAGCATCTGCTGGAGATCCGCACCGCCGACGCGTCGGAGTTCGAGCTCGGTCAGGAACTGACCGCTGAACTCTTCGCCGACGGCGAGTTCATCGATGTCACCGGCACCACCAAGGGCAAGGGCACCGCGGGCGTCATGAAGCGCCACGGCTTCTCCGGCCTCAAGGCCTCTCACGGTGTGCACCGCAAGCACCGTGCCCCCGGCTCCATCGGTGGCTGCGCCACCCCCGGCCGTGTCTTCAAGGGCACCCGCATGATGGGCCGCATGGGCAACGCCAAGGTGACCGTGCAGAACCTGAAGATCCACGCCGTCGACGCGGAACGTGGCCTGCTCATCGTGCGCGGCGCCATTCCCGGTAACAACGGGTCCCTCGTCGTCGTCCGCACCGCAGCTAGGAAGGGTGACGCAGCATGA
- the rplW gene encoding 50S ribosomal protein L23: MTTALKIRDHRDVILRPVVSEKSYNLLDDGKYTFVVSPDANKTEIKIAIEAIFGVKVVSVNTLNRQGKRRRTRYGTGKLADTKRAIVTVAEGQSIDIFAGPVG; this comes from the coding sequence GTGACGACAGCGCTGAAGATCCGTGATCACCGCGACGTCATCCTGCGTCCCGTGGTGAGCGAGAAGAGCTACAACCTGCTCGACGACGGCAAGTACACCTTTGTCGTCTCGCCCGACGCGAACAAGACCGAGATCAAGATCGCCATTGAGGCCATCTTCGGTGTCAAGGTCGTGTCCGTGAACACCCTCAACCGTCAGGGCAAGCGTCGTCGCACCCGCTACGGCACCGGAAAGCTCGCCGACACCAAGCGCGCGATCGTCACCGTTGCCGAGGGTCAGAGCATCGACATCTTCGCCGGGCCGGTTGGCTGA
- the rpsJ gene encoding 30S ribosomal protein S10 gives MAGQKIRIRLRAYDHEVIDSSARKIVDTVTRTGAKVAGPVPLPTEKNVYCVIRSPHKYKDSREHFEMRTHKRLIDILDPTPKTVDSLMRLDLPAGVDIEIKLP, from the coding sequence GTGGCTGGACAAAAGATCCGCATCAGGCTGCGGGCGTATGACCATGAGGTCATCGACAGCTCGGCGCGCAAAATCGTCGACACCGTGACTCGCACGGGTGCGAAGGTGGCCGGCCCGGTGCCGCTGCCGACGGAGAAGAACGTGTACTGCGTCATCCGTTCGCCCCACAAGTACAAGGACAGCCGTGAGCATTTCGAAATGCGCACGCATAAGCGTCTGATCGACATCCTCGATCCCACGCCGAAGACAGTCGATTCGCTGATGCGTCTTGACCTGCCTGCGGGTGTCGACATCGAGATCAAGCTTCCGTGA
- the rpsS gene encoding 30S ribosomal protein S19 has protein sequence MPRSLKKGPFVDDHLQKKVDVQNEKGTKNVIKTWSRRSMIIPDMLGHTIAVHDGRKHVPVFVTESMIGHKLGEFAPTRTFRGHVKDDKKARRR, from the coding sequence ATGCCACGCAGCCTGAAGAAGGGCCCCTTCGTCGACGACCACCTGCAGAAGAAGGTGGACGTTCAGAACGAAAAGGGCACCAAGAACGTCATCAAGACCTGGTCGCGCCGTTCGATGATCATTCCCGACATGCTCGGGCACACCATCGCGGTGCACGACGGCCGTAAGCACGTCCCGGTGTTCGTCACCGAGTCCATGATCGGTCACAAGCTGGGCGAGTTCGCACCGACGCGTACCTTCAGGGGTCACGTGAAGGACGACAAGAAGGCCCGTCGCCGCTGA
- the rplB gene encoding 50S ribosomal protein L2 — MGIRKYKPTTPGRRGSSVSDFVELTRSTPEKSLLVAKPKTGGRNNSGRITTRHIGGGHKQAYRLIDFKRYDKDGVPAKVAHIEYDPNRTARIALLHYADGEKRYIIAPAGLKQGVVISAGDGSDIKPGNNLELRQIPVGTTVHAVEMRPGGGAKLGRSAGSAIQLVAREGKYATLRMPSGEMRMVDVRCRATIGAVGNAEQSNIDWGKAGRKRWKGVRPTVRGVVMNPHDHPHGGGEGRTSGGRHPVSPWGKPEGRTRSKNKASNRLIVRRRKTGKKR, encoded by the coding sequence ATGGGTATCCGTAAGTACAAGCCGACTACGCCGGGCCGTCGCGGCTCGAGTGTGTCCGATTTCGTCGAGCTCACCCGCTCCACGCCGGAGAAGTCGCTCCTCGTCGCCAAGCCGAAGACCGGTGGTCGTAACAACTCCGGTCGTATCACCACCCGTCACATCGGTGGTGGACACAAGCAGGCCTACCGCCTGATCGACTTCAAGCGCTACGACAAGGACGGCGTACCGGCCAAGGTCGCTCACATCGAGTACGACCCCAACCGCACCGCTCGCATCGCGCTGCTGCACTACGCCGACGGCGAGAAGCGCTACATCATCGCGCCGGCCGGCCTCAAGCAGGGCGTCGTCATCTCCGCTGGTGATGGCTCCGACATCAAGCCGGGCAACAACCTGGAGCTGCGTCAGATCCCCGTCGGCACCACGGTGCACGCGGTGGAGATGCGTCCGGGTGGCGGCGCCAAGCTGGGCCGTTCCGCCGGTTCCGCCATTCAGTTGGTCGCCCGTGAAGGCAAGTACGCCACGCTGCGTATGCCGTCGGGTGAAATGCGCATGGTCGACGTCCGCTGCCGCGCCACCATCGGTGCGGTCGGCAACGCCGAGCAGTCCAACATCGACTGGGGCAAGGCAGGCCGCAAGCGTTGGAAGGGCGTCCGCCCGACCGTCCGCGGTGTTGTCATGAACCCGCACGACCACCCGCACGGTGGCGGCGAAGGCCGCACGTCCGGTGGCCGTCACCCGGTTTCGCCGTGGGGCAAGCCTGAAGGCCGCACCCGCAGCAAGAACAAGGCGAGCAACCGCCTGATCGTCCGCCGTCGCAAGACCGGTAAGAAGCGCTGA